One Takifugu flavidus isolate HTHZ2018 chromosome 3, ASM371156v2, whole genome shotgun sequence genomic window, TTCCGCAACAGCGTGGAGGGCCTGAATCAGGAGATCGAGCGCATCACCATCCAGGACTCCACGGAAAAGGACGACGCCATTGTTGTGAGTCGTCTGACGCGCGCCGCTCGGGGATTAAGCCCCCTGTGTTTCTGACCtctttcgtgtgtgtgtgcagccacagGACGTCCCAGATGGGCACCGCGCGCCCCCGCCCGTCCCtccgcagcgcagcagcagcacccgcaGCATCGACACGCAGACTCCCTCGGGGGGCGGCCTGAGCGGGAGCCACAGTAACTGCAGCAGCCGCCCCGACTCCATCTCGCCCTCCTACCTCACTGTAGTCAATGACATGGGGGGAGGCAGCCCGTACGAGGACAAAGGTGACCGACATCCGCGTTGCACACGCGCCAAAGCCTGACTGAGTCAATCTGTTGATgatgctgacctttgacctcccgtCTGTCCCTGTTGTCAGAGCTGGGCCCCTACTCCCCACTGCCTAAATATGCTGCCTCTCCCAGACCAAACAACAGCTACATGTTCAAGAGAGAACCTCCAGAGGGCTGTGAGAAGGTCAAAGTCTTCGAGGAGGGCATGTGAgtctattgattttttttttttactgaagcTTTAATCTGGAGCAAAGTTCAATTAAATGATTTATCAGAGTGGAAGTAACAAAGTGCGTGGACTCAAAAGGGTGAACTCCCATCAATTTTCTTAGGGACTTAAAGGTTAAAGGGGGTTTAATAAGAGTTTAATTAGACTGGTTTAACCTGAACCGAGGCGAAGCCTCGTATAAATACTCTCCGCACCCCCAACAGAATTTGAAGTCACCCAGTAAGAAAGCCGATGATTCCGATGTGGAGACTGAGAAGTAAATATAGTATAGTACTTGAAATATGCTAAGAGGATGTAAACCAACTGAGTCAGTATTGGTGCGTTTGAAATGAAGAATAATTATATTCTTGGTTGTGTTTCCAGGCCCAAGCCTCTGCAGGAGATCCCCCCCTTCTTGTGTCCCGACCGCAACAAGGTCAACTTCATCCCCAACAGCGgctctgccttctgctttgTCAGCATTCTCAAGCCCTTACTGCCCGCCCCTGACCTCAGCTTTCGCCCCGGGGTCGGCCTCCGCagcctgtccccgtccctggTGCCTCTGTCCACCCAACCATGCCTCGTGGAGGAGCCCGAGAGCTTCTGATAATCCCCAAAGGCTTTTAGTAACCACGTCCCCCCTCACTTCAAATTACCACAAAAAAGCaaatcaaaaaagagaaaacatcgGAAACAAGATCATGCCTTCAGCATGCCAGCTAAGCTCTCTGATGTCCTTATCTTGGTGAAAAAGCTCTTCCCACTGCCTCTCCTCAGATGATGACAATATGAGCACCCTGCAGCCCACAGCGGGATATTTGCAGCTAACATTTCACTGCTTTCTATCTACCTTTAGTTCTGGTTAGGTTCCTGTTTTTatggaggaaaagggaaaaaaataactttttgaTTTGATCATCTATGTACCATGGCGCCTTCCAAGGACATCTCTTTTTCTAGTTATTTCTCTTGATATCAGATATGCCttccattaaagaaaaaaaaaaaaaggctgctggTTTCCTTGGTGACCAAGAGTTTGACCACAGATGCTAATTTTGGTGCTGAGAATGAATTTTGTGGAAACGCTTGAACGGTCTTCACAAGGAGAATTCAAGAAATGTGCCTGATCTTTCAGACCGCTCAGTGTCGCTCCACCAGCATAGTGCTCAGATCTTGTTCCCCGAGGGAGACCTGGTGTTTGCACTATGATGGCCGTAGATACACACCGAGAGGTGGGACCTGGATCCCCGCTCCGCGGTGCGTATGTACACACAGGCCAGGGCTACGATGTGTCCAGCGTGTTCAACCCGTGTCcgcctgcacctcctccttcccttAAGCGCCAGCCTTTTCCTCAGAACGCTGCACCACCTCACGTCCCTTCACCatcttatccccccccccccactgtaaCTGCAGATCTCCCGTGTCTTGCTCAATGTTCTCGTGAAACGTGTGCAGAGGGGCCTCGTCCTGAAGGCTCACGCTCCCTCTGAGCATGGAGAGGTCTGACCACGCCCCAAACACAACGCTGACCAGTTTTCAGGTTCTGGAAGTTCCCAAAAGCACATGGAAATAAAATCTGCCTCCAAAACGTAGAGCGACGGAAGTTCAATGTTGAAGAACATGGAAACTCTCAAGGACTTGAGGAAATGTGCTCAGCGACATTCCGCCTCTGGGATCTGCGAGTGGAGCGTGTGGGCCTCAGCCTCGCCATGCCCAGGGCCAATCCTCCAGTATGTGTCGTTATTGCTCGACTGTGCCTGCAGTGGTGGGATAAGAATGTACTGGACCTGTAAATACAAGAGGTACCGTGTTTGTAATATAGGCTGACTACAATTATGTATCTGAATGAGCCAGTAATTGTTTaaccccttcctcctccagctttttaTCCGCCGACTACTGTGAATTCCTCTCATCATTGTGAATAACAacgctgtatttatttattaggaGTGCCGTCGCGTCTGCAGAGACTTTCCATTTTCAGAAAAAAGATTGGAAACTTTAGAGAAAATGAATGTTCAAAATGACCCGatttgtaaaaaagaaaacaagttcTGTTCCAAATGAAGCATCTGGTCTGGTTGCTTCATCACAATCAATCCCACATTTGTTTCAGATTAGGTGTAAACAACAAATACCCCTTCCccacttattttttttttttagcattttggtatgaggctccacacacacatttgcttgtCCAGTTTATTCCAAGTTTTCATCTATTAAACCCAAGTGAAATAAAAAGGCATagttaaattaaataaagcatCTGTGATTGACTTGATAAGTACATTCTTATTTGATTAACTATAAATACAGCAATGCAGTTTCTCTTGTGACCACTGCACACAAGCAGAAGAAATATGTGCAGCTTGTATAAAGTCTCTCTCAGGCACACAAATGTCATAACTGCGGATTTGGTTTCAGTTGATGCACTTGGCTGCCGCCAAAGATGCTGATATCATTCTTAAGTTGTCAAacagtaaatatataaatgtcaGTCCTGGTCTCGTCTTCCCTCCTTAAACAATCGACACCTGAATAAAGCCATTGTATGATAACAGGTAACAACATACAGTAGGAGtcaatagtttttaaaaaagaagcaaaagaaaagcTTATATACTGTACAGGTACATTTTAGTGTCGACAGGTGCGCTGCTAAACAGAATTCAGTGGCCTTCAGCCTTTCAGAGACCATTCGATTTCCctttttcacatttgtttttcttggccTTCTGCTCGagacaccaaaacaaacatccaATTCAAACGCGAGGATGCTTTTAGGAGCCAGAAGGGCGTTCAGGTCGTCATAGTGATGCTCCGAGTCCTGCCGGGTGACTGGACAGCAGCTCATCGTCCGGTCCAACAGAATCCAGAGCTCAATAAAGCGCCGTGTTATTACCGTTTCATAGAATTTGCatatgaacaaaaaaaaaggagacttTACATCATACGAGATGTGTTTCCCAAACAATGGCCGTATTTGCCACAATACAATTAGAAATCAGTAATTGCATGATGTAGTTAAATGATAGTGATATTAAAAAGATTAAGAATTGACACGTGCTTCATTATTCCTGACTAAGCCAGATAACACTGCCATCTACCTGTCCAACTACAACCGctcatctttaactatgctatTCATTAAAAATTCAGGGTTTCTCATCATAAGTCCAAAATATTGCAATAGTAAATATAGATATTTTAACATCCTGGATCCCTTattgtgcacacacacgacAAACTGTAACACACCCATACAAGGcaaacatgaataaaaagaCATAAATACACACGATACCAACATTTCTCTGCTTGTCTGGAGCTGAATCAACAAAAACGGTAACACACAATGCAGCTTTGCTGTGTCTTAACAGTCATGTAcagctgctgacagaggaggCCAAGCACAATGACCTGCTGGCTTCTTCCAGTGTAACAAACACGTCCCTCACAATAAAATAATGCCGTCAAATAATTTCAAACACCAAAAATGAAGAttaatatttcttattttacttgcctgtttgaaaaaacaaaaattctcCAAAacttacacacgcacacacacacacacacacacacacacacacacacacaattaggCATTTAGCAGCTCATCTGCAGAGCGTCCTATAGCGTCAGGATTGGAGAGAGGATCCAAATCAGCAAACAGGTTGAACCAGGCAGACATGTCTTTAGatccacctggaggagctatAAATACACACAAGACAAGTCATGTCATGCCTAAAGAAGTCGCAACATAAACCTCTATGGAGACAAAAAATTCTCAAATTAACATTAGCTAAAAGTAACATTATTTGCAAATATGGAGCATTTCTTCTTCCCCCCCCGGCTTTTTCCTGAACAACAGGAGCTGGAGCCTGGATACACCCCGAGGCGCCCGGCTCATTGCAGGACCCTATGTGAGCATGTTcactaccttgctcaagggtacctcagcagtgctctaaGAGTGTCCTAGCACCTCCTTCTTCTACCATGTTCTGTCCCATTGCATCTCACCGTTGACCTCTATGGgtatttttattcataattatATATCGACTCATTTTTGCTCACCATTAGCTGTTGAACCTGAAGCCAGCTCAGCCGATGGGTTTTGACCAGAAGGAGGCTGCAGGGGCAGAGCCTGAAACATTGGTGGAGTGGACCAGCCTaaaaggagaaaggagaacATACTATTAAATATGTTCCCTCAATTCTAATGTCGCTGTATGAATAATGCAATGCCATAGTTCTCCAACAGGGCGCGCTGTTGCTGACCTGAAGAACTGAGACTGTGGTCTAGCAGCTGGGATGGCAGGAAGCCTGTGGGGCTGGAAGAAGGAGGATTTGCTGTAGCCCCACTATTTAATGATTCAGTAGTCGACTGAGGAGTGTTGGAAGGTTCAAAAACTCCAAAAGCATCCTGCCACTCTCTGCTGAACCCATCATTGGCCCCCACGCCTGGGCTGAGGAGGTCCTTGAGAAAGGCCATTTCACCTCGTTCaacatcctcctccatctgcagcatTGTTCCAGTACTTAAGGAAGGTCCTGAAAGGAAAATAGCGGAAAgtcacaaagaaagaaaaacacagacttACAAAGAGTGAAAACAGTGGCTCAGGAAAGTGAAAAAAGCCGAAATGTGAAACGCCTGCCGCAACCAAGCAGATCAGAAAGCTAAGAAAGAGAGCAAGGTAGTTGGAAGTTAGGACTTCTCCAGTGGCAGAAATGGGAGAGGGTCAGCCAGTTTACCAGGCAGTGGTGGAAGGCTGGACGGGAGGCTTTCGAAGCCCCGGGACTCTGTGGGGtcaccagcaggaggaggaagtgggagCTGGGGCAGCAGGGGGGCGTTCACTGGCTGTGGGAACTGTGGTACGTCACAGTCCATGAGCATTAGGTCATCGTTGCTGCCCAttgctgctggaggagcggcAATGCTTTCATGGGCTGGGTTCATAAAGTGAACAGCCAGTCCACAGTCAGCAACAGCAAACCATTAAACACTGGCACTATTGACACAAATACTGACAGCAGGAAACACCCATGGATGTAGACACTAAAAACAGGAAGACCTACCACGGGTGTCATTCTGTCCATCCCTGTTGCTGGCTGGCTctggaaaagagaagaaggagaagcatGACAATTACATTCAACCCATCGGGTGGCAGAGAATTTAATTCCAAATTGAATTTAGACTTCGGCCTAGAGAGGAAGTACTGGTACACACCTGCGTCAGCATGTTTGTCATCATCCAAGGACACCAGGCtgtggaagaagagaaaaaacaaaggtTATCTAGTTGGCAAGACTACAGGCTATTTTTAGCCAAAGTGCAGCCGAGAGGATGCAGTTTAGAGCTTCACTCTCTCAAGCACGGAGCAACACATGGAGCACAGCACCTGATTCTACTACCTGTCTGTGTTGCTCGCAGAGTTCTCCTTcgttttctcttgttttgttaAGTCTGCTATTTCCTCCAACGGATCTCGCAGGTCCTGGAGAGGTCGAAGCAAAGAgttaaatcaaataaaacacatccGTGTTATTCTCACTGTGCGGTTTCCACTACTTTTAGTGTGGTGAACTGATACTGGACGTGTCCCTGGAACGTTGTCTGGATCCCTGACATGGTGTTAGCTGTCTTCTCCCAATAGTGCAGTAGAGTAGTCTGGAACATTGATTGGAAACAAACATGTGTTCAGGCGCACTGGCATAGAGACGCATGCGCATTtttgatttgaaaaatgaaGACGGACAGAGGCAGACCTGATAGTTACAGAGCGAGTGCGACAGCATGTTGCAGCGACTCGCACCCAACATGTCGACCTTCTGACACACGTCGTTTTTGAGCTTCTCAAACTGGCCCTTCGTCCCTCTGACTTGAGCTTGGACCTGGAATTAGAAAGACCGTGAAGATCGGGAGATGATCTTTCCCAGAGTACACCAGCACACAGCAGCTCTTTACCACCCCCTGTTGGCCGACTCCAGTAAGACAACAAGCCCCTCCCCACCCGCTGCTTCAGAtaccaaagagaaaaacaaaaccctaTGATGTAAATAGATTTCTCACTAAGATCCTCTTTGTGACATCCTCTTTTATCTACCAAGATCAACCTATAAAAGCCTCCCTCCACCTTGCGGaacttttccagctgtttgtagGTATCTGGGTCCAGTTCTTGGGATACGTCCTTCATCCAGAGCAGAGCTCCTCGATACTCGGTGCGAGCCTTCTCCATCCGGCTGACCGTCAGAAAAGTGTCAGCTATGGCCCGCCTTCGGAATGTCTCCACTTCCTGGTGCAAGCGGTGCAGTGGCGTACAGAGAGCCATCCTGCAATGCACCAGATGTTGAGTACAATTTGGCTTTAGGATCACGCAACACTTAAAAGTGATTTTCCGTTGCTTGACCTCTGCTTGGCTGAGGTGCACAGGGCCTTGCTGGTGGCGTCCATCATGTCACCGGCCTTTGAGCGATCGTGTTCCGCCTGGAAGCGCAGGAAGAGGCCGAGCTCATTCTCCTCCTGTGACAGGcctggaggacaggcagcagATTCATTTAAAAGGGGATCAAATGGGCTTGAAACACAATCAATTTCACACAAGTCAGAAAGGTGAGGTCGCGTGAGGTCCTCGTGCCATTGAAACAGGGCTCCAATGACCTTCAACGGCATCAAGTTACTCAAGTCAAGTCTcttctttgacctttttaaataGTTCATTTCAGCTCTGTTCAGATCAAATATTTGGCAGGAACTGAACGACAAAGAGCTCCTGTACGGAGGTTTTGGACTCACGTATGATCCTCTGCTGGTACTTCTCGATCACCTTCAGCAGGTCTGTGCAAGTCAACTGAACTGAGCGAAAAAActggagacaaaacacacaaatgacacGTTTCCCCCCCATGATTCATTGATGGGTTTAATTAGACAaagattttaaaacaacaataatgtttctcattacccacaattccctGAATACAGTAGTGGAtgtaaattatttttcaaaagcACCACAGTGAAGAGGTTACTATTTATATGCTATATGCTATATATTTATACTATTTATAAAGAGCCACTGGCTCCCATACGGGCATCTCTTTGTTGTTTGGTCTCTGTTCATTCTGTGATTATCAAATTAGTGTTAATCTAAGCAAACGAGCCAATTGAGCTACAGTAATACGGCAAAAACATACAGACTTTTAAGCCATTTAggatgaaaacaaataaaacacagtaTCTACGTGGACCAATGTCTGTTTCAAATGTATCTGGACAGAATCTCATCAGACACGAAGGACACACGCAGAAATATCTCATCCAGATTGGTTCATTAGTAGCCTAATCTAATATGCCCAGAGAGGCCTCCAAAAGGAGTGTGAGAACACAGGAAAACGTTCTCGTTTCATCCATCGAgtctcttcctcatctcctttCCCTAAATGGACGCAGAAGATGAGCAGTGGACTGATCCTGTTCCACAGCAAACAATGGCTGCTCAGTGTTTTCCCTCCAACAGACAGAGTGTCACAGCTAAACGTCAGCCAGGATCCTGCCAGTCCGCGGTGTCTGCTATCGTGACAGAATTCTCACTATACCAAACCTGTTACAACGACTCTACCAGACAGATCTGTCCAATACAAACCACCGTGTCATCTCACAGCCTTCGCTACAGTATTTAGCCATGTACCTTGAGTCAACAATTATGGTTTTAAAACACAATGTACACAAATATACATGAGTATGACAGatctctctctttattttaaagccaTATGGTGTTTACACGATCTAAAATAAACAGACAAAGTCTTCTTGTCTTGGCTGCATCATACCATCACACGGAAATGTGTCACTCGGCATTCTTgagcaaaaataacacaatccCCAACCCCCACCCAAAACGGTGACGCTTACGTCACCTGACATGTTGTTTTAGGGCAGcgaggagatgctggaggtcAATGCAAAACACAGTCACACGTTCTGAATAGAATCGGAGTAGAAATCTCCCACATCATTTGTTCCACGTGCTCATTTGAATGGAAGGATGGGGCAGGATATCCCACGACAGGACGGACAAATGACAGATAACTGGCATGCGTAAGGTCTCCCACCTCCAGCTTCGCGTCCAGGTCAGCGTCAGAGGCCACCACGTACTCATCCTCCTTCTTGCCCGTGGCTTTGATGAGGACCTGCTTGGTCTTCCAGAATTTCTTCTGCATCCGAGCCATGACTGAGCTGTCCTCACCAAGCAGGGCCCGGCTGCCACTCAGCATGTCCCCCCCAAAACTGTTGGCCCACAGTGGGTAGTGCCAGGTTACCGTAGCCACACGTGGATGATGGATGTTTGATCGACAATGAAATGTATACATACCCGTCCATCGTTGGATAGCACTGTTTTCGAtctgtaaataataaaaaaagtggGGAAACTCGGGACTATCGCCTGGATCTCACGTTTTGCCAGCACAATACAATGAAGAGAAACTCTTGTCTAAAAAACGAATGAAAAGAGATGGAAATATTTACGTGAGTGATCTAGCGTAGGCATCGACACGTATAGCAGCAACACCCCCCATACTGGACTACAACAGGTACAGGCGGATCGCTTCTCATGTGCAGGACCAGCCCCGGAGATGCTAGAGGCCATAAAGCTAACTAATCTAATATGGTTCTGGGAGCAGGGATCAGACACCTGCCACTCCTGTGAGGCGAGACCTGACAGCCAGCTGTCTGCCCAGCAGGTGCTCAGCAACCGCGAAAGCCGCCTCAGTGACAcggaaatggaaataaagccCAGGATGCCGACTGATATTTATTAATACGGTGACAAGTGATATGATATGTAAGGAGAAACTACCAAAACATGACAGTAGTCGACGGAGGAAGCTGGTGTGCTAACCGCAACTGTGCTAGCCTGGAGAGTCGAGGCCAGGAAAAATGTCAACCTTCCAAAGGGCGactttcttttaaatattttcgGACTATAGGTCAAAATATTTCGTGTGTCTTTACCTTGGCTTTAGTTTAGATGGACAGTTCGAGCATCTGCGAAGTGCAGTCCAGTTTAGCCTCCTGTCCAGATCGCCGTCATCCTAAAGTGAGTCAGAGAAACAGGATATGCAAAGCAGTTGTGGCGCCACTTGGACGcgagggggcgctgttgtttccagaacccccctccccccaaagaTCGTCCATTAAACAAATGagccaccccctcccccccaaagaTCGTCCATTAAACAAATGATTTGAAACGTCTGCAAAAGTAATTTTGaagaattttttaaaatgtgtcgtggcaatttagaaaaaaagattaTGATACCCGTGAGCTGGTTGATTAATTTACTGTGAAATAAGCTGAAAGAATAGTCCAAAAGATTTCTTGATTGCCAATTATTTGGAATGTCCTGGTTAAGACAGTTCCAACAGCAAAGAAGTACAATCATAGCTAGTTTAAAATCTGTGAAACcagaacagggaaaaaaatcataaagttgaaaaatatatattctaaaaacattgtaatCTAATAACAGAATTACTTTTAAGCAGATATATatgcatatgtatgtatgtataccAATAATATAGTTAAAATGCATTAATTAAAGAACCACAATAATAAGCCTTTATTATAGTTTGTAAGATAGTTATTTTCTGGTCTACAGATAAAGGGGTGAAATTAATTTATgtttctggaaaacaaagaaacaagagATGTCGCCGAGGAAAAAAGTCTGTAAAAAATAGAAGTTGTGTTTGAAAAAATAGGACACAGCAAACAAAGTGAACAAAGTTTTGTACAAAATTCACTGCTGTCTTCTTCTTTGTATATGTATACTATATATGCATTTGTTGTGAAGGATTGAGTTGGCAATAGCTCCTATGCCTCTGCATTCGTCTGATGGGCTGAGTATCTGTAGGTGTACAGTTTATTATCGGCGCCTCCACTCAACAtcagctgaaaacaaatgcataaaCAGGACAAGTTATATGTTGACATCTGTAGAAAAACCATAGCTCAGAAAGATTTAAATCTTAAGTCTATCTAAATGCATCAAAAGCAGTCTTGAAATTTTTTTTGCTGAAGAAATTAGAAAAAGCTAGCAGTCACGTAGATTTAAGGGCTATGGAAAAGGCACTATTAGGAAGGCAGACTGGAAAAATAAGACGCTGCAATGATAAACAATTATACTGGCATACGCTCTTAAATATCCACTTAAATACAACTAAGTCTAAATGATGAAGTATTTAGAACTATGTTatatatgaaaaaaatgaatgaaataatcTTACCCCATTTTCTGTCCAGTCTACACAGAACACTTTGTCCTCATGGGCAGCCAGGTCATATAGAGGGGCCTTACAGCTGTGACAGAAGAATATGCAGACATTTTAAAGCcaaaaatacagaaatgacATGTACTGAAACTGCCTGCCCAAGTGACCTTTTTGAAATAGTAACA contains:
- the fam117ba gene encoding protein FAM117B produces the protein MRDKATQTPRAWADERRRGSHKRSASCGSTDQLKEIAKLRQQLQRSKRSSRHRRDKDRKSPFNGSHTIIQSQSPMPKTILIPIPISKSSAPRFRNSVEGLNQEIERITIQDSTEKDDAIVPQDVPDGHRAPPPVPPQRSSSTRSIDTQTPSGGGLSGSHSNCSSRPDSISPSYLTVVNDMGGGSPYEDKELGPYSPLPKYAASPRPNNSYMFKREPPEGCEKVKVFEEGMPKPLQEIPPFLCPDRNKVNFIPNSGSAFCFVSILKPLLPAPDLSFRPGVGLRSLSPSLVPLSTQPCLVEEPESF
- the ical1 gene encoding islet cell autoantigen 1-like isoform X2: MDGFGGDMLSGSRALLGEDSSVMARMQKKFWKTKQVLIKATGKKEDEYVVASDADLDAKLEFFRSVQLTCTDLLKVIEKYQQRIIRLSQEENELGLFLRFQAEHDRSKAGDMMDATSKALCTSAKQRMALCTPLHRLHQEVETFRRRAIADTFLTVSRMEKARTEYRGALLWMKDVSQELDPDTYKQLEKFRKVQAQVRGTKGQFEKLKNDVCQKVDMLGASRCNMLSHSLCNYQTTLLHYWEKTANTMSGIQTTFQGHVQYQFTTLKDLRDPLEEIADLTKQEKTKENSASNTDSLVSLDDDKHADAEPASNRDGQNDTRGPSLSTGTMLQMEEDVERGEMAFLKDLLSPGVGANDGFSREWQDAFGVFEPSNTPQSTTESLNSGATANPPSSSPTGFLPSQLLDHSLSSSGWSTPPMFQALPLQPPSGQNPSAELASGSTANAPPGGSKDMSAWFNLFADLDPLSNPDAIGRSADELLNA
- the ical1 gene encoding islet cell autoantigen 1-like isoform X1 translates to MDGFGGDMLSGSRALLGEDSSVMARMQKKFWKTKQVLIKATGKKEDEYVVASDADLDAKLEFFRSVQLTCTDLLKVIEKYQQRIIRLSQEENELGLFLRFQAEHDRSKAGDMMDATSKALCTSAKQRMALCTPLHRLHQEVETFRRRAIADTFLTVSRMEKARTEYRGALLWMKDVSQELDPDTYKQLEKFRKVQAQVRGTKGQFEKLKNDVCQKVDMLGASRCNMLSHSLCNYQTTLLHYWEKTANTMSGIQTTFQGHVQYQFTTLKDLRDPLEEIADLTKQEKTKENSASNTDSLVSLDDDKHADAEPASNRDGQNDTRAHESIAAPPAAMGSNDDLMLMDCDVPQFPQPVNAPLLPQLPLPPPAGDPTESRGFESLPSSLPPLPGPSLSTGTMLQMEEDVERGEMAFLKDLLSPGVGANDGFSREWQDAFGVFEPSNTPQSTTESLNSGATANPPSSSPTGFLPSQLLDHSLSSSGWSTPPMFQALPLQPPSGQNPSAELASGSTANAPPGGSKDMSAWFNLFADLDPLSNPDAIGRSADELLNA